The following are encoded together in the Argopecten irradians isolate NY chromosome 5, Ai_NY, whole genome shotgun sequence genome:
- the LOC138323132 gene encoding serine/arginine repetitive matrix protein 2-like isoform X2, whose amino-acid sequence MRRRKVYLSWANSVLRDAGQEMKDIGEIQQGKVLCQLIDSLDRNARLVRKQQLSDSEKPEEYIQAAIDYMRKNGVKVSFGTQDLLDKDVKSMLDALWLIILNFCIHPIERGVFQRSVGIGKKNILEWCQRQLGADFDPRNTLAYNLCTGDWFIKLLQKHTGITSLQQEDKTDQVKTLLEAVDEKLAVEQGIINPAEVVDGTIDEHTLMIYISLLQRKVGGNESVENGDHNPGISEQGLPDWHHMSNGNVHDDQLSATSGSISLTSGYNPSDSDRKDSDRRSPSRDRSTTSGYSGISGQSDIDRRQRGSDRLRDSFDRKQRKRSPGSPGLQRPRSHRVIMAEMKEKLDVEQRKKEREEAERQRNEEDERRRKARLEIGMSRDMGGTPGNRISSEDTRQIGERNSFSEQPQLISANPQLFQGMGGVPIFVMPSQGPQAMLLLQALQQARQEVNFHDTEKYSSSDQTLPKLHTLLDLDAVDEYSPIVNANGGESLEYIEESPAKKSSIESPRRGSPRRDSPRRESPRRESPSPRRESPRRDSSRRESPRRESPRRVSPGRESPRRAGSPEFIPNKRGILEVVHDPLESKDEMTDLSTTGSEAEQRRFPRVDLTEPVKAIIEKERKSPRDRSRSKSPRERRSLTPGTSDNEDLTDKSQEDETVPKSILRNKRTSPERASRHDTTTPGGTFDKLRPDHSPSLGRRSSPDRSYREHSSGERSPAYPLSDGEETSGTRDNSPGRNINNADPNRRLVRVLNRELELLRLKMDVLERANMSEDTDLENLESVTTKLSEKVKETLNKATSSPRRRQSPEPTRGRRSPDYERGRMFLKKGIDSPPRSSSDNRPSRRRTSPERSLDSPRSHSVGDKIHEDMDGQMTYSPLTRGRPINLGYTSPIRNVSEEIWGINLSDLDSGFDPDRMRKWKKLASMDNVTDREVVQLKQGLASAVSEIDILQAKLNNANAEIQAKMSKTSDVLNDCRSHLGKAQAENMELRTQLEKERTRNDTLENRIRDADGSLNAAKSANDDLEAELGQTRALLKGTSKKDIPTLQSLMDERDGLLEVLASTQKENTRLVQNIEQSKTRIRKGQTTVNDLRGILDEAIKERRQLYDEIKRLQNEGQLTQVSGIIGKYMEKGLYDMEERQQHLNGYVTRSRSDSDVSQPSMSVPQDVVQRPVSPSPLRRSISPTTVNKQLNPQRSTSPSLDRVRKSHGLTSVNSKSASFNMSGISTNHSLDDDIDDEYNYEDISPSVPSSFREIYPHRRSRSYKNNFSSSMESDGRRSPSDFNDMEVQKLMAQQQQPIGRLDFDKDLDDSYLVRAPKKDFHQRSRSPGRSRSPGAMDISELRDHRKPVRRQLYYNSPNRSTGGDGSNKIYLAKHDGRELIESIIESPVDNRFRDASPRDKTPPARRSGLDVDIDNSNKIFIEALNSAVQKENGKRYFDDFDIKSPKSPMDTRNTILSSSLGQEKERERSQSPGLRGILKSTKGEQNLCIKEGFPQYNRSLYSRSVSPVRSPRSLSSRSPRSRSPKHSGSAKPLFGGGAPKRSGIVRNPSDLFSEDGLSPGRYTTPSTQYHHTPLQQSSSLSEADRNYADLLIAKYTGRLGFGVYS is encoded by the exons ATGAGGAGACGTAAG GTGTACTTGAGCTGGGCCAATAGTGTCCTTCGAGATGCTGGGCAGGAAATGAAAGATATTGGTGAAATCCAACAAGGAAAAGTTCTCTGTCAGCTGATTGACAGCCTTGATAGAAATGCACGTCTGGTGAGGAAGCAACAG TTGAGTGATTCAGAAAAGCCAGAAGAATACATACAGGCAGCGATTGACTATATGCGTAAAAATGGAGTTAAAGTTTCTTTCGGTACTCAAG ATCTATTGGACAAAGATGTTAAGTCTATGTTGGACGCCTTGTGGCTGATCATCCTCAACTTTTGTATCCATCCTATAG aacgtGGAGTGTTTCAAAGAAGTGTTGGGATTGGAAAGAAAAATATCCTTGAATGGTGCCAACGCCAGCTAGGAGCTGATTTTGACCCCAGAAATACCCTTGCTTACAA TTTATGCACTGGAGATTGGTTTATCAAACTTTTACAAAAACACACTGGGATTACAAGCCTGCAACAAGAG GATAAAACCGACCAGGTGAAAACATTATTAGAAGCAGTAGATGAAAAATTAGCTGTTGAACAAGGGATTATCAA TCCTGCCGAAGTTGTCGATGGAACAATCGACGAGCATACGTTGATGATATATATCTCTCTGCTACAGAGAAAG GTAGGAGGAAATGAATCTGTTGAAAATGGCGATCACAATCCAGGCATTTCAGAACAG gGATTACCTGATTGGCACCATATGTCCAATGGAAACGTTCATGATGATCAACTAAGTGCAACTTCTGGTTCCATTTCTCTAACCTCTGGGTACAATCCAAGTGATTCGGATAGAAAAGATAGTGATCGGAGGTCTCCCAGTCGTGACAGATCAACAACCTCGGGGTATAGCGGTATTTCTGGTCAAAGTGACATTGATCGCCGACAACGTGGAAGTGATCGCTTGAGAGACAGTTTTGATAGAAAGCAAAGAAAGAGAAGTCCTGGAAGTCCCGGTTTACAACGTCCTCGCAGTCACCGAGTTATCATGGCGGAAATGAAGGAAAAGCTCGATGTTGAgcaaagaaagaaagaaagagaagaaGCAGAAAGGCAACGAAATGAAGAGGATGAAAGAAGAAGAAAAGCAAGACTGGAAATTGGTATGAGCCGAGATATGGGCGGGACACCAGGAAATAGAATATCTAGTGAGGATACAAGGCAGATAGGAGAAAGAAATTCTTTCTCAGAACAACCTCAATTGATAAGTGCAAATCCTCAGTTATTTCAAGGAATGGGCGGTGTTCCAATTTTCGTCATGCCTAGCCAAGGACCACAAGCCATGCTTTTGCTTCAGGCTCTTCAACAGGCGCGCCAAGAGGTCAACTTTCACGATACAGAGAAATATTCATCCTCTGATCAGACTTTGCCAAAGTTACATACTTTGTTAGATTTGGATGCTGTTGATGAATATAGTCCaattgtaaatgcaaatggtgGAGAATCACTTGAATATATTGAAGAATCGCCAGCAAAAAAGTCAAGCATTGAATCACCAAGAAGGGGATCACCGAGGAGAGACTCTCCAAGAAGGGAATCTCCAAGGAGGGAATCTCCGAGTCCAAGAAGGGAGTCACCTAGAAGGGATTCCTCTAGGAGGGAATCACCACGAAGGGAATCTCCAAGAAGAGTGTCCCCAGGAAGGGAATCCCCAAGAAGAGCTGGATCACCTGAATTCATACCAAATAAGCGAGGAATTTTAGAGGTTGTTCATGATCCACTGGAATCAAAAGATGAGATGACAGATTTATCTACAACTGGGAGTGAAGCTGAACAAAGACGATTCCCCAGAGTTGATTTAACAGAACCCGTAAAAGCGATCATTGAGAAAGAAAGGAAATCTCCGAGAGATCGTAGTCGAAGTAAATCACCTCGAGAACGAAGGTCGCTTACACCTGGAACTTCTGACAATGAAGACTTGACTGACAAATCCCAAGAAGATGAAACAGTACCCAAATCTATACTTAGAAATAAACGTACCAGTCCAGAAAGAGCTAGTCGACACGACACGACAACTCCAGGAGGTACTTTCGATAAGCTCCGACCTGATCACTCGCCGTCTTTAGGGAGAAGATCGAGTCCAGATAGGTCATATCGAGAACATTCTTCAGGAGAAAGATCTCCAGCATATCCTCTATCCGATGGCGAGGAAACCTCAGGTACTAGGGACAATTCTCCTGGACGAAACATCAATAATGCAGATCCGAACAGACGTCTGGTTCGTGTTTTGAACAGGGAGCTAGAACTTTTACGTTTAAAAATGGATGTTCTTGAGCGAGCTAATATGTCGGAAGACACTGACTTAGAAAATCTAGAAAGTGTTACTACAAAATTATCCGAGAAAGTGAAAGAAACTCTTAATAAAGCAACATCTTCTCCAAGGAGACGGCAATCCCCTGAACCAACTAGGGGACGCAGATCTCCTGATTATGAACGCGGACGGATGTTTTTGAAGAAAGGGATTGATTCTCCGCCTCGATCTAGTTCTGACAATAGGCCAAGTCGAAGACGTACATCTCCGGAAAGATCATTAGATAGTCCACGGTCACATAGTGTTGGCGACAAAATTCACGAGGATATGGATGGTCAAATGACATATTCGCCTTTAACACGTGGAAGGCCTATTAATCTTGGATACACTAGTCCCATACGGAATGTCTCGGAAGAAATCTGGGGAATAAATCTTTCTGACTTGGATTCAGGCTTTGATCCTGATAGAATGAGGAAGTGGAAGAAGTTGGCATCCATGGATAATGTTACAGATCGGGAAGTTGTTCAGCTGAAACAAGGCCTAGCCTCGGCTGTATCagaaattgacattttacaagCAAAGTTAAATAACGCTAATGCAGAAATCCAGGctaaaatgtctaaaacaaGTGACGTTTTGAATGACTGTCGTTCACATTTAGGAAAAGCTCAAGCAGAAAATATGGAATTACGCACACAACTTGAGAAAGAACGCACACGAAATGACACCCTAGAAAATCGTATAAGGGATGCAGATGGTAGTCTTAACGCTGCTAAATCAGCCAATGACGACTTAGAAGCAGAGTTAGGACAAACAAGGGCCCTCCTAAAGGGGACAAGTAAAAAGGATATACCTACACTCCAGTCCCTTATGGATGAGAGGGATGGATTACTCGAGGTTCTGGCCAGTACACAGAAAGAGAACACTAGACTTGTTCAG AATATCGAGCAGAGCAAGACACGTATCCGAAAGGGGCAGACAACCGTTAATGACCTGCGGGGAATTTTAGACGAGGCGATCAAGGAAAGGCGTCAGCTTTATGATGAAATCAAACGCCTGCAGAATGAAGGACAGTTAACACAAGTGTCGGGTATAATAGGAAAGTACATGGAGAAGGGTCTTTACGACATGGAAGAGCGACAGCAACACTTAAATGGTTATGTTACAAGAAGTCGATCAGATTCCGATGTTTCGCAGCCCTCGATGTCAGTACCTCAAGACGTCGTCCAAAGACCTGTATCACCTAGTCCTCTACGCAGGTCCATTTCCCCAACAACTGTTAATAAACAGTTGAATCCTCAACGATCAACATCACCTTCCTTGGACCGTGTTAGGAAATCGCACGGTCTGACTTCGGTCAACAGTAAATCTGCATCGTTTAACATGTCAGGAATTTCGACAAATCATTCTCTTGATGATGATATTGACGATGAATATAATTATGAGGACATTTCTCCATCTGTGCCATCAAGTTTTCGTGAAATATACCCCCATCGAAGATCACGTTCCTATAAGAATAACTTCTCATCATCAATGGAATCAGACGGCAGACGGTCGCCTTCTGACTTTAATGATATGGAAGTGCAGAAACTGATGGCGCAGCAACAACAGCCAATCGGAAGGCTCGACTTTGACAAAGATTTGGATGATAGTTATTTGGTACGAGCTCCAAAGAAAGATTTTCATCAACGATCACGTAGTCCTGGTCGGAGCAGAAGTCCGGGAGCAATGGACATATCGGAACTCAGGGATCATCGTAAACCAGTAAGGAGGCAACTTTATTACAACAGTCCCAATCGTAGCACCGGGGGTGATGGTAGCAACAAAATATACCTTGCCAAACATGATGGACGAGAGTTAATTGAAAGCATTATAGAATCGCCGGTTGATAATAGGTTCAGGGATGCTTCCCCAAGGGACAAAACTCCACCTGCAAGAAGGTCTGGGTTGGATGTTGATATAGACAACAGTAACAAAATTTTCATTGAAGCGCTGAATAGTGCGGTTcaaaaagaaaatggaaaacGTTATTTTGACGATTTTGATATTAAGTCTCCAAAATCTCCAATGGATACTAGAAACACTATATTATCATCTAGTCTAGGTCAGGAAAAAGAACGAGAAAGATCACAGAGCCCGGGCTTAAGAGGCATCTTAAAGAGTACAAAGGGAGAACAAAACTTATGCATTAAGGAAGGATTCCCACAATACAACCGTTCATTGTATTCTCGTTCTGTCTCACCTGTGAGGTCACCGAGGTCACTCTCATCAAGATCACCAAGGTCGAGGTCGCCAAAACATTCCGGCAGCGCCAAACCACTTTTCGGTGGTGGAGCACCAAAGAGATCTGGAATTGTTCGCAATCCATCAGATCTGTTTTCGGAAGACGGTCTGTCGCCAGGGCGTTACACAACGCCGTCAACACAGTACCACCATACGCCGCT ACAGCAATCTTCTTCACTCTCTGAAGCAGACAGGAATTATGCTGACCTATTAATTGCAAAATATACGGGTCGTCTTGGTTTCGGTGTCTACAGCTAG
- the LOC138323132 gene encoding serine/arginine repetitive matrix protein 2-like isoform X4, translated as MLDALWLIILNFCIHPIERGVFQRSVGIGKKNILEWCQRQLGADFDPRNTLAYNLCTGDWFIKLLQKHTGITSLQQEDKTDQVKTLLEAVDEKLAVEQGIINPAEVVDGTIDEHTLMIYISLLQRKVGGNESVENGDHNPGISEQGLPDWHHMSNGNVHDDQLSATSGSISLTSGYNPSDSDRKDSDRRSPSRDRSTTSGYSGISGQSDIDRRQRGSDRLRDSFDRKQRKRSPGSPGLQRPRSHRVIMAEMKEKLDVEQRKKEREEAERQRNEEDERRRKARLEIGMSRDMGGTPGNRISSEDTRQIGERNSFSEQPQLISANPQLFQGMGGVPIFVMPSQGPQAMLLLQALQQARQEVNFHDTEKYSSSDQTLPKLHTLLDLDAVDEYSPIVNANGGESLEYIEESPAKKSSIESPRRGSPRRDSPRRESPRRESPSPRRESPRRDSSRRESPRRESPRRVSPGRESPRRAGSPEFIPNKRGILEVVHDPLESKDEMTDLSTTGSEAEQRRFPRVDLTEPVKAIIEKERKSPRDRSRSKSPRERRSLTPGTSDNEDLTDKSQEDETVPKSILRNKRTSPERASRHDTTTPGGTFDKLRPDHSPSLGRRSSPDRSYREHSSGERSPAYPLSDGEETSGTRDNSPGRNINNADPNRRLVRVLNRELELLRLKMDVLERANMSEDTDLENLESVTTKLSEKVKETLNKATSSPRRRQSPEPTRGRRSPDYERGRMFLKKGIDSPPRSSSDNRPSRRRTSPERSLDSPRSHSVGDKIHEDMDGQMTYSPLTRGRPINLGYTSPIRNVSEEIWGINLSDLDSGFDPDRMRKWKKLASMDNVTDREVVQLKQGLASAVSEIDILQAKLNNANAEIQAKMSKTSDVLNDCRSHLGKAQAENMELRTQLEKERTRNDTLENRIRDADGSLNAAKSANDDLEAELGQTRALLKGTSKKDIPTLQSLMDERDGLLEVLASTQKENTRLVQNIEQSKTRIRKGQTTVNDLRGILDEAIKERRQLYDEIKRLQNEGQLTQVSGIIGKYMEKGLYDMEERQQHLNGYVTRSRSDSDVSQPSMSVPQDVVQRPVSPSPLRRSISPTTVNKQLNPQRSTSPSLDRVRKSHGLTSVNSKSASFNMSGISTNHSLDDDIDDEYNYEDISPSVPSSFREIYPHRRSRSYKNNFSSSMESDGRRSPSDFNDMEVQKLMAQQQQPIGRLDFDKDLDDSYLVRAPKKDFHQRSRSPGRSRSPGAMDISELRDHRKPVRRQLYYNSPNRSTGGDGSNKIYLAKHDGRELIESIIESPVDNRFRDASPRDKTPPARRSGLDVDIDNSNKIFIEALNSAVQKENGKRYFDDFDIKSPKSPMDTRNTILSSSLGQEKERERSQSPGLRGILKSTKGEQNLCIKEGFPQYNRSLYSRSVSPVRSPRSLSSRSPRSRSPKHSGSAKPLFGGGAPKRSGIVRNPSDLFSEDGLSPGRYTTPSTQYHHTPLQQSSSLSEADRNYADLLIAKYTGRLGFGVYS; from the exons ATGTTGGACGCCTTGTGGCTGATCATCCTCAACTTTTGTATCCATCCTATAG aacgtGGAGTGTTTCAAAGAAGTGTTGGGATTGGAAAGAAAAATATCCTTGAATGGTGCCAACGCCAGCTAGGAGCTGATTTTGACCCCAGAAATACCCTTGCTTACAA TTTATGCACTGGAGATTGGTTTATCAAACTTTTACAAAAACACACTGGGATTACAAGCCTGCAACAAGAG GATAAAACCGACCAGGTGAAAACATTATTAGAAGCAGTAGATGAAAAATTAGCTGTTGAACAAGGGATTATCAA TCCTGCCGAAGTTGTCGATGGAACAATCGACGAGCATACGTTGATGATATATATCTCTCTGCTACAGAGAAAG GTAGGAGGAAATGAATCTGTTGAAAATGGCGATCACAATCCAGGCATTTCAGAACAG gGATTACCTGATTGGCACCATATGTCCAATGGAAACGTTCATGATGATCAACTAAGTGCAACTTCTGGTTCCATTTCTCTAACCTCTGGGTACAATCCAAGTGATTCGGATAGAAAAGATAGTGATCGGAGGTCTCCCAGTCGTGACAGATCAACAACCTCGGGGTATAGCGGTATTTCTGGTCAAAGTGACATTGATCGCCGACAACGTGGAAGTGATCGCTTGAGAGACAGTTTTGATAGAAAGCAAAGAAAGAGAAGTCCTGGAAGTCCCGGTTTACAACGTCCTCGCAGTCACCGAGTTATCATGGCGGAAATGAAGGAAAAGCTCGATGTTGAgcaaagaaagaaagaaagagaagaaGCAGAAAGGCAACGAAATGAAGAGGATGAAAGAAGAAGAAAAGCAAGACTGGAAATTGGTATGAGCCGAGATATGGGCGGGACACCAGGAAATAGAATATCTAGTGAGGATACAAGGCAGATAGGAGAAAGAAATTCTTTCTCAGAACAACCTCAATTGATAAGTGCAAATCCTCAGTTATTTCAAGGAATGGGCGGTGTTCCAATTTTCGTCATGCCTAGCCAAGGACCACAAGCCATGCTTTTGCTTCAGGCTCTTCAACAGGCGCGCCAAGAGGTCAACTTTCACGATACAGAGAAATATTCATCCTCTGATCAGACTTTGCCAAAGTTACATACTTTGTTAGATTTGGATGCTGTTGATGAATATAGTCCaattgtaaatgcaaatggtgGAGAATCACTTGAATATATTGAAGAATCGCCAGCAAAAAAGTCAAGCATTGAATCACCAAGAAGGGGATCACCGAGGAGAGACTCTCCAAGAAGGGAATCTCCAAGGAGGGAATCTCCGAGTCCAAGAAGGGAGTCACCTAGAAGGGATTCCTCTAGGAGGGAATCACCACGAAGGGAATCTCCAAGAAGAGTGTCCCCAGGAAGGGAATCCCCAAGAAGAGCTGGATCACCTGAATTCATACCAAATAAGCGAGGAATTTTAGAGGTTGTTCATGATCCACTGGAATCAAAAGATGAGATGACAGATTTATCTACAACTGGGAGTGAAGCTGAACAAAGACGATTCCCCAGAGTTGATTTAACAGAACCCGTAAAAGCGATCATTGAGAAAGAAAGGAAATCTCCGAGAGATCGTAGTCGAAGTAAATCACCTCGAGAACGAAGGTCGCTTACACCTGGAACTTCTGACAATGAAGACTTGACTGACAAATCCCAAGAAGATGAAACAGTACCCAAATCTATACTTAGAAATAAACGTACCAGTCCAGAAAGAGCTAGTCGACACGACACGACAACTCCAGGAGGTACTTTCGATAAGCTCCGACCTGATCACTCGCCGTCTTTAGGGAGAAGATCGAGTCCAGATAGGTCATATCGAGAACATTCTTCAGGAGAAAGATCTCCAGCATATCCTCTATCCGATGGCGAGGAAACCTCAGGTACTAGGGACAATTCTCCTGGACGAAACATCAATAATGCAGATCCGAACAGACGTCTGGTTCGTGTTTTGAACAGGGAGCTAGAACTTTTACGTTTAAAAATGGATGTTCTTGAGCGAGCTAATATGTCGGAAGACACTGACTTAGAAAATCTAGAAAGTGTTACTACAAAATTATCCGAGAAAGTGAAAGAAACTCTTAATAAAGCAACATCTTCTCCAAGGAGACGGCAATCCCCTGAACCAACTAGGGGACGCAGATCTCCTGATTATGAACGCGGACGGATGTTTTTGAAGAAAGGGATTGATTCTCCGCCTCGATCTAGTTCTGACAATAGGCCAAGTCGAAGACGTACATCTCCGGAAAGATCATTAGATAGTCCACGGTCACATAGTGTTGGCGACAAAATTCACGAGGATATGGATGGTCAAATGACATATTCGCCTTTAACACGTGGAAGGCCTATTAATCTTGGATACACTAGTCCCATACGGAATGTCTCGGAAGAAATCTGGGGAATAAATCTTTCTGACTTGGATTCAGGCTTTGATCCTGATAGAATGAGGAAGTGGAAGAAGTTGGCATCCATGGATAATGTTACAGATCGGGAAGTTGTTCAGCTGAAACAAGGCCTAGCCTCGGCTGTATCagaaattgacattttacaagCAAAGTTAAATAACGCTAATGCAGAAATCCAGGctaaaatgtctaaaacaaGTGACGTTTTGAATGACTGTCGTTCACATTTAGGAAAAGCTCAAGCAGAAAATATGGAATTACGCACACAACTTGAGAAAGAACGCACACGAAATGACACCCTAGAAAATCGTATAAGGGATGCAGATGGTAGTCTTAACGCTGCTAAATCAGCCAATGACGACTTAGAAGCAGAGTTAGGACAAACAAGGGCCCTCCTAAAGGGGACAAGTAAAAAGGATATACCTACACTCCAGTCCCTTATGGATGAGAGGGATGGATTACTCGAGGTTCTGGCCAGTACACAGAAAGAGAACACTAGACTTGTTCAG AATATCGAGCAGAGCAAGACACGTATCCGAAAGGGGCAGACAACCGTTAATGACCTGCGGGGAATTTTAGACGAGGCGATCAAGGAAAGGCGTCAGCTTTATGATGAAATCAAACGCCTGCAGAATGAAGGACAGTTAACACAAGTGTCGGGTATAATAGGAAAGTACATGGAGAAGGGTCTTTACGACATGGAAGAGCGACAGCAACACTTAAATGGTTATGTTACAAGAAGTCGATCAGATTCCGATGTTTCGCAGCCCTCGATGTCAGTACCTCAAGACGTCGTCCAAAGACCTGTATCACCTAGTCCTCTACGCAGGTCCATTTCCCCAACAACTGTTAATAAACAGTTGAATCCTCAACGATCAACATCACCTTCCTTGGACCGTGTTAGGAAATCGCACGGTCTGACTTCGGTCAACAGTAAATCTGCATCGTTTAACATGTCAGGAATTTCGACAAATCATTCTCTTGATGATGATATTGACGATGAATATAATTATGAGGACATTTCTCCATCTGTGCCATCAAGTTTTCGTGAAATATACCCCCATCGAAGATCACGTTCCTATAAGAATAACTTCTCATCATCAATGGAATCAGACGGCAGACGGTCGCCTTCTGACTTTAATGATATGGAAGTGCAGAAACTGATGGCGCAGCAACAACAGCCAATCGGAAGGCTCGACTTTGACAAAGATTTGGATGATAGTTATTTGGTACGAGCTCCAAAGAAAGATTTTCATCAACGATCACGTAGTCCTGGTCGGAGCAGAAGTCCGGGAGCAATGGACATATCGGAACTCAGGGATCATCGTAAACCAGTAAGGAGGCAACTTTATTACAACAGTCCCAATCGTAGCACCGGGGGTGATGGTAGCAACAAAATATACCTTGCCAAACATGATGGACGAGAGTTAATTGAAAGCATTATAGAATCGCCGGTTGATAATAGGTTCAGGGATGCTTCCCCAAGGGACAAAACTCCACCTGCAAGAAGGTCTGGGTTGGATGTTGATATAGACAACAGTAACAAAATTTTCATTGAAGCGCTGAATAGTGCGGTTcaaaaagaaaatggaaaacGTTATTTTGACGATTTTGATATTAAGTCTCCAAAATCTCCAATGGATACTAGAAACACTATATTATCATCTAGTCTAGGTCAGGAAAAAGAACGAGAAAGATCACAGAGCCCGGGCTTAAGAGGCATCTTAAAGAGTACAAAGGGAGAACAAAACTTATGCATTAAGGAAGGATTCCCACAATACAACCGTTCATTGTATTCTCGTTCTGTCTCACCTGTGAGGTCACCGAGGTCACTCTCATCAAGATCACCAAGGTCGAGGTCGCCAAAACATTCCGGCAGCGCCAAACCACTTTTCGGTGGTGGAGCACCAAAGAGATCTGGAATTGTTCGCAATCCATCAGATCTGTTTTCGGAAGACGGTCTGTCGCCAGGGCGTTACACAACGCCGTCAACACAGTACCACCATACGCCGCT ACAGCAATCTTCTTCACTCTCTGAAGCAGACAGGAATTATGCTGACCTATTAATTGCAAAATATACGGGTCGTCTTGGTTTCGGTGTCTACAGCTAG